In the genome of Fervidobacterium nodosum Rt17-B1, the window TTGTTAACTCACCTTAGATTTGGGATGGTATCATACCCATTTTATTTAATTATTTATATTTCATTTTTAAGGTTTTTCAAAACGAATATATCACTATCTGTTTTGGATATCTCGTTAAGTTATTTGTTTTATATAGTTGGAAGTGATTTACCTGATCTTGATAGCAACAATGCTCCTTTGAGGGGTTTTACAAAAGCTTTGTCTTTAGGTTTTTCTATATACATATTTACAAATTTTATAATGGAAAAACTTTCTAATCTTCCCCAATTGAAAATTCCAGAAATTTTATTATTACCTATATCTGTTGCCATCTCGATGCTTATAGGTGCAGGGCTTATAAACCTTTTTTTGTCGATGCCGATATTTTCGCACAGAGGATTTGCTCATTCGGTAACTTTCGCTGGAATTTATGGCCTTTTAATTTATCTTTTCTCAACAGGAAAGAGCGATAACGCAATATTTTTAGGAATAAGTGCCTTTGCTGGAGTTATGAGCCACATGATTGCCGATTATAGAAAAAATCCAACAAAAATATTTAAACTATGGTAGACTTATAAATAATTACACATTTGAAGGAGTGATAAGATGAGATTTTTAGACGGAGTAAATGTTACTTACATTAAAAAGAGCGAGAAAGAAAAATATTCTAAAGTTCTTCGAGAAATTTCAAAAAGTGGCACAAGTTTAGAATTTAGACCAGTGAATGGTAAAGATTATGGTCATTATCGAATAGAATTTTACGAACCAACGGATAAATTACCAACAATGAAGGTCATAGGTTTTCTTACACAAGAAGCACCTTTAGACTGGTTAATGAGTTTGGATAATCAATCCGAAATTACTTTAAATGATGTTTTTCATGTTGTTGACACAGAGATCATTGAGGTTAACCAAGCTGATTTTATACATTCTGTTGTGATTGAACAGTATAAAGTTTATTCAATAATAAATAAGGAAAAAACCCAAGGATTAACGGTAAATGAACTTGTTAAATTAACACTTGAGAAGATGTTTGAAGTATATTTTGATGAAAAGTTCAATGAAGAAGAATATGATATAGAGGTTCATCCTGAGTTAACTGATTACTTTGTTTGATTTTAAAAAATAAAAAACGGTCGGCTGAATAAAATCTTACACCGACCGTTTTGTTTTTTAGTATAATTTAATCTTCAGGTATTATCTTGGCTATATCTGGTACTATATCGATTTTTACTTCACTACCTTCGACTAATTCACTTTCAAATGGTGGAACAATTTTAATCATAACTTCACCAAACTCTGTGTCTATATAGTATTCGATGAAATTACCAAGATAAACCACAGTTTTGATTTTTCCACTTATTGGTCCTTCTTTTGATATCTTTAACCCTTCTGGCCTACAACCTAATATATATTTTTCAGATTTGGCTGTTGGGAGAGCAGAAATTTTGTATGTTTTCCCTTTTAATCTTATCGTTGTTTCTTCTTTTCCAATTTCAAGAACTTCAATTGGGAAGAAGTTGATTTTTCCTATGAATTCAGCTGCAAACTTACTTGCAGGTCTTTCGTATATATCCTC includes:
- a CDS encoding metal-dependent hydrolase; the encoded protein is MPNLLTHLRFGMVSYPFYLIIYISFLRFFKTNISLSVLDISLSYLFYIVGSDLPDLDSNNAPLRGFTKALSLGFSIYIFTNFIMEKLSNLPQLKIPEILLLPISVAISMLIGAGLINLFLSMPIFSHRGFAHSVTFAGIYGLLIYLFSTGKSDNAIFLGISAFAGVMSHMIADYRKNPTKIFKLW